One Archocentrus centrarchus isolate MPI-CPG fArcCen1 chromosome 14, fArcCen1, whole genome shotgun sequence DNA window includes the following coding sequences:
- the LOC115791701 gene encoding 14-3-3 protein epsilon isoform X2 yields MADRENLVYQAKLAEQAERYDEMVESMKKVASMDVELTVEERNLLSVAYKNVIGARRASWRIISSLEQKEENKGGEDKLKMIREYRKTVEKELKSICNDILDVLDKHLILAATTGESKVFYYKMKGDYHRYLAEFATGNDRKEAAENSLVAYKAASDIAMIELPSTHPIRLGLALNFSVFYYEILNSPDRACRLAKEAFDNAIAELDTLSEESYKDSTLIMQLLRDNLTLWTSDVQGDDS; encoded by the exons AAATGGTGGAGTCGATGAAGAAGGTGGCCAGCATGGACGTGGAGCTGACGGTGGAGGAGAGGAACCTTCTCTCGGTAGCGTACAAGAACGTAATCGGAGCCAGAAGAGCCTCCTGGAGGATAATCAGCAGCCTcgaacagaaagaagaaaacaaaggagGCGAAGACAAACTAAAGATGATCCGCGAATACAGGAAAACG GTTGAGAAAGAGCTGAAATCAATCTGCAATGACATTCTGGATGTACTGGACAAGCatctcatcttagctgctaccACGGGAGAATCTAAGGTTTTCTACTACAAAAT GAAGGGAGATTACCACAGGTACCTGGCAGAGTTTGCCACAGGCAACGACAGGAAGGAGGCAGCTGAGAACAGTTTGGTAGCGTACAAAGCTGCGAGTGACATCGCCATGATCGAACTCCCCTCAACGCACCCCATTCGTCTGGGGCTGGCCCttaacttttctgttttctattatgaaatcCTCAACTCACCGGACCGTGCTTGCAG GTTGGCGAAGGAGGCATTTGACAACGCCATTGCAGAACTGGATACGCTGAGTGAGGAAAGCTATAAGGACTCTACGCTTATCATGCAGTTGCTACGTGACAACTTGACACTATGGACCTCAGATGTGCAGGGAGACG ATTCTTAA